In the genome of Gloeotrichia echinulata CP02, one region contains:
- a CDS encoding ISL3 family transposase, with translation MTQLLNLPEVLVESSLQEGQVLILSVGKKAKSASCPHCGQNSRHLHQNQKCLVKDLPMGDFEVILNVNRRRFKCKKCRKTFNEKLDFLGARKRYTYRYAEYIIKQVINSNVSNVARNNGLTNEEVISMLEDVAKNVMPIDVKDLRRLGIDEISLVKGQGKFIVVLVDIDSGKLIGLVKERKQIEIKKTMRMWGEKVLSQIEEVSIDMTGNYKSLIEKICPNALVTVDRFHVTKLVHEELNRARIAENKIASELNAPERKKVFESLKGNKFTILKAENKLTEKQKDKLNRIKQASPLIARMHSLKEDFHNLFEDNKNVVTGTLELINWLKKAEPYYQRSVQTIKRWFGEIVGYFERRTTSGVVEGINNKLKLIKRSGFGFRNFRNFEIRALLSWHYSINLAR, from the coding sequence ATGACTCAACTCCTAAATTTGCCTGAAGTATTAGTAGAATCAAGCCTACAAGAGGGTCAAGTCCTAATTCTATCAGTAGGTAAAAAAGCGAAAAGTGCATCGTGCCCACACTGTGGTCAAAACTCAAGACATTTACATCAAAATCAAAAATGTTTAGTGAAAGATTTACCGATGGGGGATTTTGAAGTAATACTGAATGTCAATAGACGAAGATTCAAGTGTAAAAAATGCCGAAAAACATTTAATGAAAAGCTAGATTTTCTAGGAGCAAGAAAGAGGTATACATACCGATATGCGGAATATATTATCAAACAAGTGATTAATAGTAATGTAAGTAATGTGGCAAGAAATAATGGACTAACTAATGAAGAAGTCATATCAATGCTTGAAGATGTAGCTAAAAATGTGATGCCAATAGATGTCAAAGATTTAAGAAGATTAGGAATAGATGAAATTAGTTTGGTCAAAGGACAAGGAAAATTTATTGTCGTGCTAGTAGATATAGATTCAGGTAAATTGATAGGTTTAGTAAAAGAAAGAAAACAAATTGAAATCAAAAAAACCATGAGAATGTGGGGAGAAAAAGTTTTGTCACAAATAGAAGAAGTAAGTATTGATATGACAGGCAATTATAAATCTTTAATTGAGAAGATTTGTCCAAACGCCCTTGTAACGGTAGATAGGTTCCATGTTACTAAATTAGTACATGAAGAATTAAATCGAGCTAGGATAGCAGAAAATAAAATAGCATCTGAGTTAAATGCCCCGGAAAGAAAAAAAGTATTTGAAAGTTTAAAAGGAAATAAATTTACAATTCTAAAAGCCGAGAACAAGCTCACCGAAAAGCAAAAAGATAAATTAAATAGAATTAAACAAGCTTCTCCTTTAATAGCTAGAATGCATTCATTAAAAGAAGATTTTCACAATTTATTTGAAGACAATAAAAATGTGGTAACGGGAACGCTAGAATTAATCAATTGGTTAAAAAAAGCTGAACCATATTATCAAAGAAGTGTGCAGACAATTAAACGGTGGTTTGGAGAAATAGTCGGATATTTTGAACGAAGGACTACCAGTGGAGTAGTAGAAGGAATAAATAATAAACTGAAGTTAATAAAGCGAAGTGGATTTGGATTTAGAAACTTTCGTAATTTTGAGATTAGAGCTTTACTTTCTTGGCATTATTCTATCAATTTAGCACGCTAA
- a CDS encoding DUF3854 domain-containing protein has product MTDITLEVISSQESSFQPNCNPDYIDIHHWEEWKRSGVDDEIIKLNVQSVHDSYEVDKILNRNNKKRWKHSEELVPAWRVAGINPLTDEFTLEGVQVKPDISPMKDGKPQKYLSPSEYGLSPLFLNTGIPEYWKRIIEDKTIPVIIIEGPKKAGCLLSNGYVVISIPGVATCRKNGRLHKWLLLFCGFGRTFYIGFDNDLTALEELL; this is encoded by the coding sequence ATGACAGACATTACCTTAGAAGTCATTAGTTCACAAGAATCAAGCTTTCAGCCTAACTGTAATCCTGATTACATTGATATTCACCATTGGGAAGAATGGAAGAGAAGCGGGGTTGACGATGAAATTATCAAGCTAAATGTACAGTCAGTTCATGACAGCTATGAAGTAGACAAGATACTAAACCGCAACAACAAAAAACGATGGAAGCATTCAGAGGAATTAGTTCCAGCATGGAGAGTTGCCGGCATAAATCCGCTAACAGACGAATTCACACTTGAGGGTGTACAAGTCAAGCCTGATATTTCTCCCATGAAGGATGGGAAGCCGCAAAAATATCTAAGTCCTAGCGAATACGGTCTTTCACCCCTATTCCTTAATACAGGCATTCCTGAATACTGGAAACGAATAATTGAAGATAAAACAATCCCAGTAATCATTATTGAAGGGCCAAAAAAAGCGGGCTGTCTGCTGAGTAATGGTTATGTTGTCATCTCTATTCCAGGTGTTGCCACTTGTAGAAAAAATGGTAGATTACATAAGTGGCTTCTGCTATTCTGTGGCTTTGGCAGAACTTTTTACATCGGCTTTGACAATGATCTTACAGCACTAGAAGAACTTTTGTAA